One Streptomyces drozdowiczii DNA segment encodes these proteins:
- the miaA gene encoding tRNA (adenosine(37)-N6)-dimethylallyltransferase MiaA, translating into MTSSAPTPRVITVVGPTAAGKSDLGVYLAQQLGGEVINADSMQLYRGMDIGTAKLTLAERAAVPHRLLDIWDVTETASVAEYQRLARAEIDRLLAEDRTPILVGGSGLYVKGAIDALEFPGTDPGVRAALEAELDEHGSGALHARLAAADPEAGRAILPSNGRRIVRALEVIEITGKPFTANLPGDDAVYDAVQIGVDVERPELDERIALRVDRMWEAGLVDEVRALEAEGLREGRTASRALGYQQVLSALAGECTEDEARAETVRATKRFARRQDSWFRRDPRVQWLSGAVEHCGELPSQALALVERAVTA; encoded by the coding sequence GTGACAAGCTCAGCTCCCACACCTCGGGTCATCACCGTCGTCGGCCCCACCGCAGCAGGAAAGTCCGACCTGGGCGTGTACCTCGCCCAGCAGCTCGGCGGCGAAGTGATCAACGCCGACTCCATGCAGCTCTACCGGGGGATGGACATCGGCACCGCCAAGCTGACGCTCGCCGAGCGTGCCGCCGTACCGCACCGGCTGCTGGACATCTGGGACGTCACCGAGACCGCCAGCGTCGCCGAGTACCAGCGCCTCGCCCGCGCCGAGATCGACCGGCTCCTCGCCGAGGACCGCACCCCGATCCTGGTCGGCGGCTCCGGCCTGTACGTGAAGGGCGCGATCGACGCCCTGGAGTTCCCCGGTACGGACCCCGGCGTGCGGGCCGCACTGGAGGCGGAGCTGGACGAGCACGGCTCCGGAGCACTGCACGCCCGGCTCGCCGCCGCCGACCCGGAGGCCGGCCGGGCGATCCTCCCGAGCAACGGCCGCCGCATCGTGCGCGCCCTGGAGGTCATCGAGATCACCGGCAAGCCGTTCACCGCGAACCTCCCCGGCGACGACGCGGTCTACGACGCCGTCCAGATCGGCGTCGACGTGGAGCGCCCCGAACTCGACGAGCGCATCGCCCTGCGCGTCGACCGCATGTGGGAGGCGGGCCTCGTGGACGAGGTGCGCGCCCTGGAGGCGGAGGGGCTGCGCGAAGGGCGTACCGCCTCGCGGGCCCTGGGCTACCAGCAGGTGCTGTCCGCGCTCGCCGGCGAGTGCACCGAGGACGAGGCGCGCGCCGAGACCGTGCGCGCCACCAAACGCTTCGCGCGCCGTCAGGACTCCTGGTTCCGCCGCGACCCGCGCGTCCAATGGCTCAGTGGCGCCGTCGAGCACTGCGGGGAACTCCCCAGCCAGGCGCTGGCGTTGGTCGAACGAGCGGTTACAGCCTGA
- the dapF gene encoding diaminopimelate epimerase: MTTSQIAFLKGHGTENDFVIVPDPENALDLPASVVARLCDRRAGIGGDGLLHVVRSAAHPEAKAMAEDAEWFMDYRNSDGSVAEMCGNGVRVFARYLERAGLVEPGDLAVATRGGVKKVHLAKNGDVTVSMGRALLPADGVTVTVGGRAWDARNVNMGNPHAVAFVDDLAHAGDLLTEPSFAPAAVYPEGVNIEFVVDRGPRHVAMRVHERGSGETRSCGTGACAVAVAAARRDQADPARTGEPVTYTVDLPGGSLAITEHPDSGIDMTGPAVIVAEGMIDPAWLETPNE, from the coding sequence GTGACCACCTCGCAGATCGCCTTCCTCAAGGGCCACGGCACCGAGAACGACTTCGTGATCGTTCCCGACCCGGAGAACGCCCTCGACCTGCCCGCCTCCGTCGTCGCCCGGCTCTGCGACCGCCGCGCCGGCATCGGCGGCGACGGCCTGCTGCACGTCGTGCGCTCCGCCGCGCACCCCGAGGCGAAGGCGATGGCCGAGGACGCCGAGTGGTTCATGGACTACCGCAACTCCGACGGCTCTGTTGCCGAGATGTGCGGCAACGGCGTACGGGTCTTCGCCCGCTACCTCGAGCGCGCCGGCCTGGTCGAGCCGGGCGACCTCGCGGTCGCGACCCGGGGCGGCGTCAAGAAGGTCCACCTCGCCAAGAACGGCGACGTCACCGTCTCCATGGGGCGCGCCCTGCTCCCCGCCGACGGCGTCACCGTCACCGTGGGCGGCCGGGCCTGGGACGCCCGCAACGTCAACATGGGCAACCCCCACGCCGTCGCGTTCGTGGACGACCTGGCCCACGCCGGCGATCTGCTCACCGAGCCGTCCTTCGCCCCGGCCGCCGTCTACCCCGAAGGCGTCAACATCGAGTTCGTCGTGGACCGGGGCCCCCGCCACGTCGCCATGCGGGTCCACGAGCGCGGCTCCGGCGAAACCCGCTCCTGCGGCACCGGAGCCTGCGCGGTGGCCGTCGCGGCCGCCCGCCGGGACCAGGCCGACCCCGCGAGGACCGGCGAGCCCGTCACGTACACCGTCGACCTCCCCGGCGGCAGCCTCGCCATCACGGAGCACCCCGACAGCGGGATCGACATGACCGGACCGGCCGTCATCGTCGCCGAGGGCATGATCGATCCGGCGTGGCTCGAAACGCCGAACGAGTAA